The genomic DNA CAGTTATCTACATATATTTTGTGTCATCTCTTATTGTATGCACATTTATTGATTTTGAGTTTTACATTATTCCTGATAGCATTTCTTTGTCAGGTATTGGCGTGGGGTTACTAGCCGGATTGTTAGTTCCTCAAATGCTCGGTGAGGTAACACATCTTAAAGGGTTATTGTTTTCATTCATCGGAGCGCTTGTCGGTGGTGGAGTCCTTTTTATTATTGCGATCGTTGCGGAATATATATTAAAAAAAGAAGCAATGGGCATGGGAGATGTTAAACTGATGGCCATGATAGGTGCTTTTATTGGCTGGAAACTCGTGCTTTTGACACTGTTTTTTTCATCACTCATTGGTTCAGTTATCGGGATTATACTGATTGTTGCAGGAAAAGCAAATATGCAGAGCAAAATTCCTTTTGGACCATATATATGTCTCGGCGCAATCATTGCGCTCTTTTTTGGTAACCTATTGACAGACTGGTATATAGGTCTTATAGTAAATATTCATTAATCCTCTATTACACCACTAAAAAAGGGACAGCCCTGAATTTTTTATTTCATAAAAAATAGCGACAGTCCCATTTTCTCCTCTCACTCACCGCGGTGGTGGGTATAAATCTGTATATATTTTTTTAATGCTCATTTCTTTCAGAACTCGTTTTTTATAGCTACACTATTGAAATACACTTTTATATAAGGTACAATAGTAGCGGAAGAGGTGTCTATGAAGTGTATGATGCGTAAAGTGATATCG from Candidatus Ancaeobacter aquaticus includes the following:
- a CDS encoding prepilin peptidase; amino-acid sequence: MDFIVVLPFVFIFGLMAGSFMNVCIYRIPREKSVVKPRSSCPQCGRLIRWYDNIPLLSYCVLGGKCRICKAVISFRYFLVELLTGISFVLFFYYGYVNGGIPLSVIYIYFVSSLIVCTFIDFEFYIIPDSISLSGIGVGLLAGLLVPQMLGEVTHLKGLLFSFIGALVGGGVLFIIAIVAEYILKKEAMGMGDVKLMAMIGAFIGWKLVLLTLFFSSLIGSVIGIILIVAGKANMQSKIPFGPYICLGAIIALFFGNLLTDWYIGLIVNIH